A window from Cryptomeria japonica chromosome 1, Sugi_1.0, whole genome shotgun sequence encodes these proteins:
- the LOC131026785 gene encoding ethylene-responsive transcription factor ERF061, whose amino-acid sequence MEEQILVNLAAVIRKDFSQQALNTRPLYSDPIPVGGGMKKLVESDSRQRTEAPQISELASCSKFSLVDSREGVPNVKACTNLNVDVADCGLCSVNSSCIPYYFSNLFLGMLSEGDNNGGDDNMYWSFPSFQGPDDITNRHQLENFHVGNPSEFQSVNSYCQLTPPQIEFQLLQRQQAEIQQLQWLQLQSVGASEYNLQSPQMRKLKDSVDCLGPRSQPMKHVAKQNARLKNSQATKLYRGVRQRHWGKWVAEIRLPRNRTRLWLGTFDTAEEAALAYDRAAYRLRGDYARLNFPDLKYQLHMNHNFQDPNKPSSTSSVSKLYSNPGFISHVGGLSPALQSSVDAKLQAICERLSSTTMPLQEEKPGPASLDQKNSNTPVAPPIMNHDIKVKSECLDCDTHYSESDNNSAITALNSASALASPCKSEMDTLSSMPSLSGSAVKIDLDTTDTLSRLPSLDMDMAWDVLHYYDIHQ is encoded by the coding sequence ATGGAAGAGCAAATTCTGGTTAACTTGGCAGCAGTTATTAGGAAAGATTTTTCTCAGCAAGCTCTGAATACTAGGCCCCTGTACTCAGATCCTATACCTGTCGGAGGGGGGATGAAGAAGCTAGTTGAATCAGATTCTAGACAAAGAACAGAGGCACCACAGATATCTGAACTAGCTTCTTGTTCTAAATTCTCTCTTGTGGACTCTAGAGAGGGAGTCCCGAATGTGAAAGCCTGCACAAATTTGAATGTAGACGTAGCAGATTGTGGGTTGTGTTCTGTAAATTCATCATGCATTCCATATTATTTCTCTAACTTGTTTTTAGGAATGCTCTCAGAAGGAGACAACAATGGTGGTGATGATAATATGTACTGGTCTTTCCCAAGTTTTCAAGGGCCAGACGACATTACTAATCGACATCAGCTTGAAAATTTCCATGTGGGTAATCCCAGCGAGTTTCAGTCTGTGAATTCTTATTGTCAACTAACTCCACCTCAGATTGAGTTTCAGCTTCTGCAGAGACAGCAAGCTGAGATCCAGCAGCTCCAGTGGCTGCAATTGCAATCTGTTGGTGCTTCAGAATACAACCTTCAATCTCCACAAATGAGGAAATTGAAAGATTCAGTAGATTGCCTCGGCCCCAGATCACAGCCTATGAAACATGTGGCTAAGCAGAATGCGAGACTCAAGAACAGTCAAGCCACTAAACTTTATAGAGGAGTCAGACAGAGGCACTGGGGTAAATGGGTTGCAGAAATCAGATTACCCAGAAACAGAACAAGGCTTTGGCTCGGGACTTTTGACACAGCAGAGGAAGCAGCCCTGGCCTATGACAGGGCTGCTTATAGGCTGAGAGGAGACTATGCCAGGCTGAACTTTCCTGACCTAAAATATCAATTGCATATGAATCATAATTTTCAGGATCCCAATAAGCCATCTTCCACCTCCTCTGTATCCAAACTCTATTCAAATCCAGGTTTTATCAGCCATGTAGGTGGCCTATCACCAGCTCTGCAGTCTTCAGTGGATGCGAAGCTGCAAGCAATCTGTGAACGGTTGTCTTCAACGACTATGCCATTGCAGGAAGAGAAACCGGGTCCTGCGAGCTTGGATCAGAAGAACAGTAACACCCCAGTGGCACCACCTATAATGAATCATGACATTAAGGTCAAATCAGAATGTCTTGATTGTGATACCCATTACTCTGAAAGTGACAACAATTCTGCTATTACAGCACTCAATTCTGCTTCTGCTTTGGCATCACCTTGTAAATCTGAGATGGATACACTCTCTAGCATGCCTTCATTGTCAGGCTCTGCTGTAAAGATTGATCTTGATACAACAGATACTCTTAGTAGATTGCCTTCTCTGGACATGGACATGGCTTGGGATGTGCTGCATTATTATGacattcatcaatga